In Numenius arquata chromosome 17, bNumArq3.hap1.1, whole genome shotgun sequence, a genomic segment contains:
- the RPL38 gene encoding large ribosomal subunit protein eL38 has translation MPRKIEEIKDFLLTARRKDAKSVKIKKNKDNVKFKVRCSRYLYTLVITDKEKAEKLKQSLPPGLAVKELK, from the exons atg ccTCGCAAAATTGAGGAGATTAAAGACTTTCTGCTGACAGCCAGGAGGAAGGATGCCAAGT CCGTCAAGATCAAGAAGAACAAGGACAATGTGAAATTCAAGGTGCGCTGCAGCCGGTACCTCTACACCCTGGTCATCACGGACAAGGAGAAGGCCGAGAAGCTGAAGCAGTCCCTGCCCCCAG gTCTGGCGGTGAAGGAGCTGAAATGA